The DNA sequence GGCGCCGCGCCCTATGAGCGTGCGGCGATCGACATCGTTCATCGTCAGCTACCTCGTCTTTCGACAGCTCGTTCCCGGGCCCGCGCCCCGGCGGGCGCGGGCCCGGGAGCGGACCGGCCCGGCGGATGCCGGGCCGGAGCACCTCGCATGAGAAGGGGCCGGAGAAGGGGGGCGGGGTCAGGCGTGGGCCTGGGCGGCCGGGGCGCCGGTGTCCTGCGGCTGCTCCGCACCGGGCCCGGACGCCCGGTCCCGGTCCTGGTCCCGGTCCTGGTCCTGGGGGGCGGGGCGGCCGCGGCGGTCCAGGCGCACCGAGTACACGGCCACCGCCAGGGCGCCGCCCGCCAGGAGGGCGCCGATCCAGTTCGGCGCGGTGTAGCCCAGGTCGTGGTCGATGGCGAAGCCGCCCAGCCAGGCGCCCACGGCGTTGCCCAGGTTGAACGCGGCGATGTTGGCCGCCGAGGCGAGGGCCGGGGCGCCGTCGGCCTTCTGCAGCACCCGCATCTGCATCGCGGGCACGGTGGCGAAGCCGGCGGCGCCGAACAGGCCCAGGGTGATGGCCGCGGGCACCTGCGCGTGCGCGGTGAACACGAAGATCACCAGGACGACGCTGAGCGCGGCAAGGGCGATCGACAGGGTGCGCATCAGCGCGCGGTCCGCGAGCCGGCCGCCGACCACGTTGCCCAGGCACAGGCCGACGCCGAAGATGACCAGCAGCCAGCTGACCGCGCCGTCGGAGAACCCGGCGACCTTGGTCATCATCGGGGCGATGTAGGTGAAGGAGGCGAAGACCGCGCCGAAGCCCAGCGCGGTCACCGCGAGCGCCAGCCACACCTGGCCGCGGCGGAAGACGGCGATCTCGCTGCGCAGGCCGCCGGAGTCCTCCCGCGGCTGGGGCGGCACCAGGGCCAGGATGCCCAGCAGGCCCACCACGCCGAGCCCGGTGACCACCCAGAAGGTGGAGCGCCAGCCGAAGTGCTGGCCCAGGAAGGTGCCCATCGGCACCCCCAGGACGTTGGCCACCGTCAGGCCGATGAACATCAGTGAGATCGCGCGGGCCTTGCGTTCGGGCGCCACCAGGTTGGCGGCGACCACCGAGCCGATGCCGAAGAACGCGCCGTGCGTCAGGGCCGCCACCAGACGGCCCGTCATCAGCAGGGCGTAGCTGCCGGCGACCGCGCACAGCAGGTTGCCGAGGATGAACACGGCCATCAGCACGGCCAGCATGGTCTTGCGCGGCAGCCGGGTCCCGGCGGCGGTCATCAGCGGGGCCCCGACGACCACGCCGAGCGCGTAGCCGGTCACCAGCAGGCCGGCGGAGGGGATCGAGACGCTGAGGTCGTCGGCCACCTCCTCCAGCAGGCCCACGATCACGAACTCCGTGGTGCCGATGCCGAAGGCGCCTAGGGCCAGCGCCAGAAGGGCGATGGGCATCTAATTCTCCTTGTTGTGGTGGTGCCAGGTGTGGGCGCGCACACCGCGTCCCGGGTGGTCCTCCAGCAGGGCCCGCAGCCGTCTGCGGCCGCGGTGCAGCCGGGAGTTGACCGTGCCGGAGGGGATGCCGACGGCCGCGGCGATCTCCTCGTAGCGCAGGCCCTCGACGTCGGCGAGGTAGACCACGATCCGCAGGGCGGCGGGCAGCGAGCGCATCGCCTGGCTGATCGCCGCGTCCGGGATGCGGTCGACGACCTGGGCCTCCACCGAGGCCAGGCCCGCGGAGGTGTGGGAGGCGGCGCACGCCTGCTGCCAGTCCTCGATGTCGGGCACCGGCGCGAAGTGCGGCCTGCTCTTCTGGCGCCGGTAGGAGGTGAGGAAGGCGTTGGTCAGGATGCGCGACAGCCAGGCCCCCAGACTCGTGCCGGGGCGGAACTGGTGGAACCCGCGGTAGGCGCGGGCGTAGGTCTCCTGCACCAGGTCCTCGGCATCGGCCCGGTGGCGGGTCAGCCGCAGCGCGTACGCGTACAGGCGGGCCCGGTGGGCCAGCGCGTCGCGTTCGAAACGGGCCGTGCGCTGCTCGGCCGTCTCCGGCCCCGGCGCGGCGGGGCCCGGGGCGGGCGGCGCCTTCGCCGCCCGCCCCGCATACCAAGGACCCGGCGGCCGCGCGGGGCCGCTCGGGCCGGGGAGGGTGCTGGTGCCGCTGCGGGCCGCGGCGGACGCGGGCTGCGGATCCATGGTGCGTTTCCTTCGGTACGGGGGTAAGGGCGACTGCGGGGCTTCGGTGCCCGGGGGCGGTGCGGGACTTCCCGGCCCGGGGCGGCGGGCGGGAAAGGGGGGCGGTGCGTCCGCGACGGGGGAGACTCCGGACGCACCGCCGGTCTCTGCGCGGGCGGCGGGCACAGCCGCCGCGCTCCCCCGGCTCCCCCGCGTCCGGGAAAGCCGGGAAAGCCGGGAGTGGAGAGGGTTATTCGGGGTGGCTGTGCTGGATGGTGTCGGCGAGGTGCTGCCACGCTCTGGCGCATTCGGTGGCGGCGGCCGCGACCATGCCCGCCCGGTAGGGGGGCACGGCGGCGGTGATGCGTCTGAACTGGGCGGGCAGGTGCATTTCCAGCAGGCGCAGCAGCAGCCGTCCCGTCTCGCTCTGCCGCAGCGAGGGGTCCTTGCACAGGCTGGCGAAGACCCGCTCCAGGCCCGGGCCCGGGCCTGGGCCTGGGCCTGGGCCCGCTGCCGCCCGGGCGGCGGGCGCCGCCCGGGCCTCCTGCGCGGCCCGCTCCTGCCCGCCGGCGGGCGGGCGGGCCGGGCCCGGGCCGGGGCCGGGCTCGGGCCGGCCCTGCGGGGCGGGCGCCCGCAGGGCCGGGGGCAGGGGGTCCTCGCCGCGCTCGAGGCGGGCGCGGACATCGCGCACGGTGCCCGGGGAGACGCCCGCGCGGCGCGCGATGTGCCGCAGCGAGGCCTGCGGCTCCTGGCTGATGAGCCGGCTGGCCGCCTGGCGTCCCGCCGCCGGGTCCACGGGGCGGAACTTGCCGTCCTGGCCCACCCGGACGGCGGGCGCCTGGCCGGGCGGCAGGCCGCGCCGGCGCAGGGCGGCGACCGTCTTGGGGTCCAGGCCCGCGACGGCGGCGATCGCCCGGTCCGACCACTGCGCGTGCGTGATGATGATGCGGGCGGCGGCCGCGGCGCGTTCGGCCAGCGTCAGCGGCATGCCGTGGGCGATGTTGGTCTGCACCGCGACGACGAAGGCGTCCTCGGTGCTGCCGTCGAAGTAGGTGACCTCCACCAGTTCGCGCTGCTGCATCAGCGCCGCGCGCAGCCGGTGCATGCCGTCGATGACCCGCATCGTCTCGCGGTGCACCAGGATCGGCGGCAGCACCGCGCCGCAGGCGCCCAGGGTCCGCGCGTGCTGGAGGTTCTCCCCGATGCGCGGTGAGTCGGCCGGCCGCAGGATGCCGATGGGCACCTGGTGCACGGCCTCGTCCAGGGCCGCCGCGGAGCCCGCGGACTCCGCGGACTCCGGGGTGGCCGGGGTGTGCGGGGTGGGCGGGTGGTGCGGGGTGTCCGGGTGGTCCAGGGGGGTGACGCCCATGCTCGGTGCACCTCCTCCACAAGGGGGGTCGAAACCGGCGTCGGCGGGGGGTGCGCCGCGGCCCGCCGGCCGGCGCGGGGGGGGTGGCCCCGTCCGGCAACTCCCCGACCGTACAGAGCTGTTGTCCGGTTCTTCCGTGCCCGGCGGGCCCGGCGGCGCGACCTGGGCAAGTCGTCCGCGGCCCCGCTGCCGGGGGCGCCCGGCGCGGGCGGGGCAGGGGGTGTGCAACCGCGGAGTTTCCGCGGTTGCACACCCGTGCGGGGCAGCCCCCGGTGTGCGGCCGGGGCCCGGCTGCCCGGGGCGGGGTCAGGCCGCGGAGGCCAGGGAGTGCTGCGCCACGAAGTCGCGTAGCCAGGAACGGAATTCGGGGCCGAGGTCCTCGCGCTCCCAGGCCAGGCGCACGGTGGCGCGCAGGTAGTCGGAGCGGTCGCCGGTGTCGTAGCGCCGGCCGCGGAAGACCACGCCGTGCACCGGGCCGGCCGACCCGGTCGCGGCCAGGGTGCGCAGCGCGTCGGTGAGCTGGATCTCGCCGCCGCGGCCCGGCTCGGTGGCGCGCAGCGCCTGGAAGATCTCCGGGGCCAGGACGTAGCGGCCGATGACCGCGTAGTTGCTGGGCGCGGTGCCCGGCTCCGGCTTCTCCACCAGGTCGGCGATGGCCACGACGTCGCCGCCGGCGCCGGGGTGCAGGCGGGCGCAGCCGTACAGGTGGGCCTGGGCGGGGTCGACCTCCATCAGGGCCACCACGCTGCCGCCGTGCTGGGCGTGGACCTGGGCCATCTGGGCGAGCAGCGGGTCGCGCGGGTCGATGAGGTCGTCGCCCAGGAGCACCGCGAAGGGGTCGTCGCCCACGTGCCGGGCCGCGCACAGCACGGCGTGGCCCAGGCCGCGCGGGTCGCCCTGGCGGATGTAGTGGATGTCGGCGAGGGTGCTGGGCCGGCTGACCCGCTGGAGCCGGTCGGTGTCGCCCTTGCGGCGCAGGGCTTCCTCCAGCTCGTGGTTGCGGTCGAAATGGTCCTCCAGGGGCCGCTTGTTGCGCCCGGTCACCATGAGGATGTCGGACATTCCGGCGGACACCGCTTCCTCGACGACGTATTGGATAGCGGGTTTGTCCACGACCGGAAGCATTTCCTTGGGCGTGGCCTTGGTCGCCGGGAGGAATCGGGTGCCCAGGCCTGCGACGGGAACAACTGCCTTGGTAATACCGACAGACGCGACATTCATGGGATTCACGCTATGGGCGTGTCGCGGCGGCGTGGAAGCAATGGGCGGCGCGGGGCGGCGACTTCGGCAATTGCGTGCCGGGTGCTGTTGTGGTGGGAGTTCTCGCCGCCCGTCTAGACTGCGCTGCTCCAGGGGTTTTTCGACGGCGGCCGCCGGCAGGGCGGACGGCAGGCGAGCGCGGGAGCGGGTACGACGTGAGGGCTGAAGCGGCCGGGCGGCGCGGCGGGCAGCAGGTGCCCTCCATGGAGCTGGCGCAGCTCGCGGGGCGGCTGTGTGCCGCGCTGGATGCCACCACCAACAGCAGGGTGGCGCGGTACGGGCTGACCCGTGCCGACTACGACGTGCTGGCCGCGCTGCGCTCGGCGGGCGGCGAGCTGCGGCTCAAGCCCACCGAGCTGGCCGCCCGCTGCCGGCTCTCCTCGGGCGGCACCAGCAATGTGCTGCGCCGGATGTCGGAGTCGGGCTATGTGGTGCGCGAGGCGGACCTGGCCGACGGGCGCAGTGCCTGGGCGCAGCTGACCGAGGAGGGGCTGCTGGTCACCACGCGGATCCAGGACGCGGTCGCGGCCGTGCAGGAGCGCCGGCTTGCGCTGCTGCCGCCGGGTGCGGTGGACGCGCTCTCGGCGCTGCTCGCCCAGGCCGCCGACGTCCTGGAAGCCCCCGAGTAGCCGCGCCCGCGGGCCTCAGGCCGGGACGCGGCTGCGGGCGTGCAGGGTGTTGACCGCGCGGCGCAGCCGGGCGGCGTCGGGCACGCCCTCGGTGCGCCAGGAGCCGATGACCAGGGTGGGCACGGTGTGGATGCGGTGGGTGCGCCGGGCCTGGTCCTGGGTGGCCTGGTGGTGCGCGGCCGCCTCCGGGGAGTCGGTCCAGGACCGGAAGTGCCAGGGGTCCAGGCCCGTGTCGGCGGCGAGCGCGGCCAGGGTGTCCAGGTCGGCGATGTTCTGGCCGTGGTGGAAGTAGGCGTCGAAGACGGCCGTGTCATAGGCGTGTCCGGCGCCGTGGCGCCAGGCGAAGGCGTGCCCGTACATGGCCAGGTGGGTGCGCGGCAGCGGTCCGGCGGGGGCCTTGCCGAACGGCACGCCGAGCCGGTCGGCCATGGGCACCACGGAGTTCTCCCAGACGCCTTGCGGATAGTCCTTCTTGCCGCTGGCCGGTATGCCCTCGGGGTGCAGTTCGTAGGGGCGCCAGCGCACGGCGTGGTCCTGGGCGAGGCCGGTGTCGTCGATCACTTTGCCCGTCATGACGGAGAAGGGGCACAGATAGTCGAACCAGACGTCGATGGTGAGGGACATCAGGGCTCCTTACACAAAAACACAAGCAGGAGGGGCGCCGCGGCCTGCCCGGGGCGGGGCCGGGTGCCGGTGCCCCGCCCCCTGCGGCCCGGCGCCGCCGGGGCGGGGCCGGGTGGAGCGGGGGCGGGGCGACACAGAGGCGGTGTGGCGGGAGGCTGTTGTCACACAGGGGGTTGGGGGCGGGGTCCGGTGGATGGGTGGGTGGGGTGGGGTGGGGTCAGGCGGGGGTGTCCCCGGCGGGGGCCGGGCTCTGGCAGATGACGACGTCGTCGAGGACCGCGATGAGGCGCGGCGCCTCCCCCGCACCGGGCCCGGGGCCGGGGCCGGGGCCGGGGCCGGGGAGGTCGGTGAGGGGGTGGATGGCGATGGCCAGGCGGCGCGTGCCGGTGGGGGCGTCGCCATGGTGGGTGCGCAGGCCCAGGATCAGGACCAGGGCCGTGCCGGTGGGCCGGGGGCCTTCGGCGGCCAGGCCGAGCTCCTCGATCGTCACGCGCCGCACCGGCGCGCGGCCCGGGCGGGCGGGCAGCCAGGCGGCCAGGGCGCGTTCCAGGCGGTCGAAGGGGATGGCCAGGGCGGTGGGGGTCACTGGGGCGCTCCGTGGCGGCAGACGCAGAACCAGTAGAAGCTGTGTCCGGTCAGGCTCAGCTGGTAGGGGCGCGGGCCGATCGGCGGGAAGGTGGTCTGGCCGGTGACCTCCACCGGGACGACGCCGCTGTAGGCGCGCAGGTCGAGTTCGACCGGCTGGGGGTGGCGCGAGAGGTTGTTGACGCACAGCATCTCGGTGGGGTGGCCGTCCTCGTCGAAGTGGCGGCGCACATAGGCAAGGACGGCGGCGTTGGAGGTGGGGATCTCCTCGAAGTCGCCCAGGCCGAAGGCCTTGTGGTGGCGGCGGCGCGCGGCCAGCATGCGCCGCGTCCAGCGCAGCAGGGAGGCGCGGTTGTCGCGCTGGCTCTCCACGTTGACGGCCGGGTAGCCGTAGACGGGGCCCAGGTTGGTGGGCAGGGTCAGGCTGGCCGGGTCGCCCTCGGAGAAGCCGGCGTTGCGGTCCGGGGTCCACTGCATGGGGGTGCGCACCGCGTCGCGGTCGCCGAGCCAGATGTTGTCGCCCATGCCGATCTCGTCGCCGTAGTAGAGGATCGGCGAGCCGGGCAGGGACAGCAGCAGGGCGGTGAACAGCTCGATCTGGTCGCGGTCGTTCTCCAGCAGCGGGGCCAGGCGCCGGCGGATGCCGATGTTGGCGCGCATCCGCGGGTCCCTGGCGTACTCCGCGTACATGTAGTCGCGTTCTTCGTCGGTGACCGTCTCCAGGGTCAGTTCGTCGTGGTTGCGCAGGAACAGGCCCCACTGGCAGGCGGCGGGCAGCTTGGGGGTCTTGGCGAGGATCTCGGAGACGGGGAACTTCGATTCCTTGCGCACGGCCATGAACAGGCGCGGCATGAGCGGGAAGTGGAAGGCCATGTGGCATTCGTCGCCGCCGCGTTCGTAGTCGCCGAAGTAGTCCACGACGTCCTCGGGCCACTGGTTGGCCTCGGCCAGCAGGATGCGGCCCGGGTAGTGGGTGTCGATGACCTCGCGCACGCGCTTGAGGAAGGCGTGGGTCTCGGGCAGGTTCTCGCAGTTGGTGCCCTCGGCCGCGTACAGGTAGGGCACGGCGTCCAGGCGGAAGCCGTCGATGCCCATGTCGAGCCAGAACCTGAGGGCGGAGACGATCTCGTCCTGGACGGCCGGGTTGTCGAAGTTCAGGTCGGGCTGGTGGGAGAAGAAGCGGTGCCAGTAGTACTGCTTGCGCACCGGGTCGAAGGTCCAGTTGGAGGTCTCGGTGTCGACGAAGATGATGCGGGCGTCGGGGTACTTCTCGTCGTCGTCGGCCCAGACGTAGTAGTCGCCGTAGGGGCCTTCGGGGTCGGCGCGCGAGGCCTTGAACCAGGCGTGCTGGTCGCTGGTGTGGTTCATCACGAAGTCGGTGATGATGCGGATGCCGCGCTGGTGGGCGGCCTTGAGCAGGTCGCGGAAGTCGTCCAGGGTGCCGAACTCGGGCTGCACCTGGCGGTAGTCGGACACGTCGTAGCCGCCGTCGCGCAGCGGGGACTGGAAGAAGGGCGGCAGCCACAGGCAGTCCACGCCCAGCCACTGCAGGTAGTCCAGTTTGGAGGTCAGGCCCTTCAGGTCGCCGACGCCGTCGCCGTCGCTGTCCTTGAAGGAGCGGACCAGGACCTCGTAGAAGACGGCCCGCTTGTACCAGTCGGGGGTGTCGGTCACCGCGCGGGTGGACGGGGTGACGGGCACGGGCGCGCGCCGGGCGGCGGTGGCTTCGGCCTGGTCGGTGCTCAAGGGTTCCTCCCGGTGACGGTGCGGGTCCCGGAGTGCTCCGGGCTGACGTGGACGTCGCTGAGCGGGGTGCGCCGCGCGCGCCCGCCGGTCACCGTGCGGGGCGCGGTGCGGGGCGGGTGGGGGTGGGCGGCAGGGGCGGGGGCGGGGGTGGTGCGGGCGGCCCGCCGGGGCCGTGGCGGCCGGGGCCGGGGGTGCGGGCGCCGGGGCCGCGGGGGGGCGGGGGCCGGACGGCGTGGGGGCCGTGCCTAAAGGGGCGGTGCGGGGCCGGCCGCGCGGGGTGCGCGGGGTGCGCGGGGTGCGCGGTTATGGGCCGAAGGGCCGCTCATCGTTCACCCCCCTGTGGGCCTTCAGCCGTTGAGCCGGCAAGGATTTCAGGATTCTGAGACCGGTCGGCGCGGGCAAGGAATGGTGTTTCATCCCGGCAAGTTGCCCGAGTCGCGGATTGTCCTGAGGAATGCCGTGCGCGGGCCCGCGGTGTTTTCGCGCGGTGTTTCGCGGGGGCCGCGAGGAATCGCATCGCCGGTTTTTCCACCGCGTGGTGAAGCAGGGCGGCGAGCAGCAGGCTGGCCGCGAAGGCCGCGGCGAGCAGGAGCAGCGCCGCCGGGGTGGCGAACGTGCGCTGCCCCAGCGCCCGGTGGCCGTGGATGAGGACCAGGCGGTGCACCAGGTACAGGGCGAAGGAGACCTCGCCGAGGCGGACCAGGAGGGGCGCGGCGAGCCGGGTGGGGCGGCCGGTGGCATCGGCGTGGGCCAGGGCGCCGATCAGCAGGGCGATCGGCACGATGGTCGCGGCCACCAGGCCGGCCAGGTAGGGCAGTTGGGTGGCCAGGACGTAGCCGGCGCCCAGCAGGGCGGCGGCGGGCAGCGGGCGCGGGCCGCGCCAGTGGCCCTCGCGCACGATCCGGGCCAGGGTCATGCCCAGGACGAACTCCGCGGCGCGCACCGGCGGGAAGACGTACAGCAGCCAGTACTGCCACTGGCCGGTGGTGCCGTCGGGCAGGGCCAGGGCCGGGGTGGCGGGCAGCAGGGCGACGGCCGCCGGCAGGGCCGCCACGGCCGCGGCCAGGGCGGCGGCCAGCGGCCACAGGCCGCGCGCGGGCAGCGCGCGCAGGGCCCGCCACAGCAGCGGGAAGGCCAGGTAGAACAGCAGCTCGCAGGAGAGCGACCAGCTGACCGGGTTGCCGCTGACGTATATGTCCGGCTGCGGGAAGAACGACTGGAGGAGCAGGGCGTTGGCCGTCACCTCGCCGGGCCGCAGCGCCGTTCCGGTGGCCGCGAGCAGGGCGAAGGCGGCCAGCGCGGTCACCAGGTGGCTGGGGTAGATCTTGGCCAGGCGGCGGCGCCAGAACCGGCGGGCGCTGTCGGCGGGCCGTGCCGACCAGGTCAGCACGAAGCCGCTGAGCACGAAGAAGAACGACACCCCCACCCAGCCGGCCTTGGACAGGGCGTCGGCGAGCTGGCGCTGGGCGGTGGTGTCGGCGAGGAAGCCCGCGAAGGAGGCGTGGAAGGCGAACACCGAGGCGGCGGCGGCGAAGCGCATGCCGGTCAGGGAGGGCAGGCGGTGCGGACGGACGGCGGCGACTGCGGCGGCGGCCATGCGGAAACACTCCTGGGCGATCACGGCACCCGGCCCGCCCCGCCCGCCGCCGGGGCGGGCGGCCGGGGCGGGCGGGCGAAAGCGCAGCGGGTGCGGGGCGGGCCCGGTCCGGGGCGGTGCGCGGGGCGAGGGGCGCGAGGTGCTCGGCGCGGGGTAGGGGGCGAGGGAGGCGCGAACGGCTCGGTGGCGTACGGGGCGGGGTGCGCGGCGGGACGCGGGGCGGGGCGCGGGGCGGGGCGGGACGCGGAACAGCGCTCGGCGGAGCGCGGGATGGGGCGTGGGCCGGGATGCGCGAGAGGGCTCGGGATGGCGCCCGGCGGCGCACGGGGCGGGGTTCGGGACGGTGCTCGGCGGGGCACGGGGCGGGGCTCGGCGGGGTGCGGCGCGCGGCGCGGGATGAGGCTCGGCAGGGTGCGGGGCGGAGCGGGGCGCGGGATGGGGGGCAGCGGGCACGGGGCGGGGTTGCGGGAGGGGGCGCAGGGGGGTGCGGAAGGGGGTGGTGCTCTCTTCACAGGTGACCAGTGAATACGCCGCACACCCGTACGGATTCGCGGACTCTGCTGCGACTGGGGCAAGTTGGACGAGTCTCCCGTCCCGGGCCGCTGTTTATTGCCGCCTTGCGCGAGCAGCGGGTTGACTCCGAATGTCCCTGAATTTCGGCCATCGGCCGTGCTATTTCTTCTCTCGCGGGGACGGATCTCATCTGATGACAGGGAGACCTCGTGTCCAAACGCATCCTGGTCGTGCTTTCCGAATACGGCTACTGGGGCGAGGAACTCGTGGGCCCAATCGAGGCATTCGACGCACGCGGGTATCGCACCACGTTCATGACTCCGCACGGCAAGCGGGCCCAGGCCCTGCCGCCCAGCCTCGATTCCGAGTACATCGACCCGCCGCTGGGCCGTGCGGTCACCTCGCGGGACATGGCCCGCCGGGCGAGGGCGCTGGATGACTCCAGCCGTCTGGACAATCCCCTGAGCCTGGCGGAGATGATCCCCGAGCGCCCGTACTACAGCGCTCTGAACCACCTGCGGGAACTGGAGAGTTACCACAGCAACCTGGCGGCGGCCGCGCAGGAGCTGCTCGGCGGCTTCGACGCGCTGGTCATCGTCGGCGGCAGCGGCCCGATCGTGGACCTGGCCAACAACGAGCGGCTGCACGAGCTGATCCTGGCGTTCGCGCGCGCGGACAAGCCGATCCTGGCCGAGTGCTACGGCGTGGCGGCGCTCGCCTTCGCCCGGGACTGGGACGCGCGCGCCAGCCTGCTGCGCGGCAAGCACGTCACCGGCCATCCCAAGGAGTACGACTACAAGGACGGCACCGGGTTCGTGGGGGTGGACTTCAACATGGGGCCGCCGCCCTACCCGCTGGAGTACATCCTGCGCGATGCCACCGGCCCCGACGGCGCCTTCCACGGCAACGTCGGCAAGGAGGTCTCGGTCGTCGTGGACTTCCCGTTCATCACCGCGCGCTCCACGCCGGACTCGGTGACGGCCGGGGAGATGCTCATCGAGGTCCTGGAGAACGGGCTGCGCCGCTACGGCTGGTGAGCGGCCGCCGCCCCGTCCGACATGCCCGGCCAAGGAGAGGAGACGCCCATGCCCGCCAGGCCCGCGAAGGCCGCGGTGTTCGAGCAGCTGGCCGCCGACGGTGTGCGGCATCTGTTCGGCAATCCCGGCACGGTCGAGCAGGGTCTGCTGGACGTGGCCGCGGACAGCGCGGTCGGCTATGTGCTGGCCCTGCACGAGAGCGTGGCGGTGGCCATGGCCGACGGCTACGCGCGGGCCGCGCAGCGCCCCGGCGTGGTCCAGCTGCACAGCGCGGTGGGCCTGGGCAACGCGATCGGCATGCTGTACCAGGCCAGGCGCGGCTCCTCTCCGCTGGTGGTGCTGGCCGGGGAGGCCGGGGTGCGCTATGCGGCCCTGGACGCGCAGATGGCCGCCGATCTGGTGGCCATGGCCGGGCCGGTCACCAAGTACGCCGCCCGGGTCCTGGACGCCTCCTCGGTGCTGCGGGAGCTGCGCCGCGCGGTGAAGATCGCGATGACGCCGCCGCGCGGCCCGGTCCTGGTGGTGCTGCCGGCCGACGTCCTGGAGCAGGAGACCGGGGAGCCGGTGGTGCCCGCCTCGCTGCCGCACACCCGCAGCGCCCCGGAGCCGGCCGCCCTGGCCCGGGCCGCGCGGCTGCTGGCGGCCGGGCGCCGGCCGCTGATCCTGATGGGTGACGGCGTCGCCGCCAGCGGCGCCCAGCAGGCCCTGGCCCGGGTCGCGGAGAAGCTGTGCGCCCCGGTGTGGGGGGTGAACTCCTCCGAGGTCAACTTCGATGCCGGGCACCCGCTGTTCGCCGGCACGCTGGGGCACATGTTCGGCGCCGACAGTGCGCGGGTGGTGGCCGGGGCGGACGCGGTGCTGATCGTGGGCACCTATGTGTTCCCCGAGGTCTTCCCCGAGCTGGACAGCCCGTTCCAGCAGGGCGCGGCGATCGTGCACATCGACGCCGACGCCTATGAGATCGCCAAGAACTTCCCCGTCGATCTCGGCCTGGCCGCGGACCCCGCCCTGACCCTGGAGGGCCTGGCCGACCACCTGGAGCGCCAGACGGGCTTGCCGCAGCGGGCGGCGGCCGGGCAGCCGCCGCCCGGCCGGCCGCGGCGGCGCCCGCCCGGCCGCCGGCCGGGGACGGTTCGCTGATGGACTGTTTCGTGCGGGTCCTTGCCGCCCAGGCCCCGCCCGACCTGGTGGTGTTCGACGAGGCGCTGACCGCCTGCGGGCCGCTGCTGCGCCATCTGCCGCCGCGGCGGGCGGGCAGCTACTTCCAGACCCGCGGCGGTTCGCTGGGGGTGGGCATCCCCGGCGCGCTGGGCGTCAAACTGGCCCGCCCCGAGCTGCCGGTGGTGGCCTTCACCGGCGACGGCGCCAGCATGTACACCCTCCAGGCGCTGTGGACGGCGGCCCGCTACGGCATCGGGGCCGCCTTCGTGATCTGCAACAACCGCCGCTACCGGCTGCTGGACGACAACATCGAGCGCTACTGGGCGCAGCTGGGCATCGCCCCGCGCGCCCACCCCGAGGCCTTCGACCTCTCCCGCCCGGACATCGACTTCACCGCCCTGGCCGCCGCCCTGGGCGTGCCGGGGCGGCGGGTGGACAAGCCCGGCCAGGTCCCCGGCGCCGTCCGTGCCCTGCTCGGCCACCAGGGCCCCTACCTGGTGGACCTCGACACCGCCTAGCCCCCTGGCCCCCGCCGCCGGGCCCGCTCCTCCCTCCCCCTCGCGGGAGGGAGGGCGGGGCCGGGGGCGGGTGCCTCCCCGTGGAGCCAAGGAGCCCGCCCATGCCGCACGTGCAGACCCCGCCCGCCCCGCACATCACCACGGCCGCGATCCGCCGCCTGGTCACCGGCTGGTACCGGGCGCTGGACCGGCACGATCCGCTGCACGAGATCACGCCGATGGTCACCGACGACGTGGTGCTGCACCTGCCCGAGGGCGCGGTGCACGGCCACGACGGCCTGGCCCGGTGGTACCGGGACGTCACCCACCGCTTCTTCGACGAGCAGCACACCCTCACCTCGCTGGAGGTGCGCCTGGCCCAGGGGCCCTGCGCGGAGGTGGACCTCGTCGTCAACTGGCAGACCAAGGTGTGGGACCCGCCGGGCGCGCGCAGCACCTGGCTGGGCTTCGACGCCCACCAGCGCTGGACCGTGGCCCAGGGCGGTGACGGCCGCTGGCGCATCCGCACCTACACCGTCACCGCGCTGGCCCCGATGCCCGGCTCGCCCCCGCTCTGAACCCTTCTTCTGCGGCCTCGCGGCCCCGCTCGCCTGTCTCCCACACCACTGACTCCGGG is a window from the Streptomyces spectabilis genome containing:
- the treS gene encoding maltose alpha-D-glucosyltransferase yields the protein MPVTPSTRAVTDTPDWYKRAVFYEVLVRSFKDSDGDGVGDLKGLTSKLDYLQWLGVDCLWLPPFFQSPLRDGGYDVSDYRQVQPEFGTLDDFRDLLKAAHQRGIRIITDFVMNHTSDQHAWFKASRADPEGPYGDYYVWADDDEKYPDARIIFVDTETSNWTFDPVRKQYYWHRFFSHQPDLNFDNPAVQDEIVSALRFWLDMGIDGFRLDAVPYLYAAEGTNCENLPETHAFLKRVREVIDTHYPGRILLAEANQWPEDVVDYFGDYERGGDECHMAFHFPLMPRLFMAVRKESKFPVSEILAKTPKLPAACQWGLFLRNHDELTLETVTDEERDYMYAEYARDPRMRANIGIRRRLAPLLENDRDQIELFTALLLSLPGSPILYYGDEIGMGDNIWLGDRDAVRTPMQWTPDRNAGFSEGDPASLTLPTNLGPVYGYPAVNVESQRDNRASLLRWTRRMLAARRRHHKAFGLGDFEEIPTSNAAVLAYVRRHFDEDGHPTEMLCVNNLSRHPQPVELDLRAYSGVVPVEVTGQTTFPPIGPRPYQLSLTGHSFYWFCVCRHGAPQ
- a CDS encoding acyltransferase family protein translates to MAAAAVAAVRPHRLPSLTGMRFAAAASVFAFHASFAGFLADTTAQRQLADALSKAGWVGVSFFFVLSGFVLTWSARPADSARRFWRRRLAKIYPSHLVTALAAFALLAATGTALRPGEVTANALLLQSFFPQPDIYVSGNPVSWSLSCELLFYLAFPLLWRALRALPARGLWPLAAALAAAVAALPAAVALLPATPALALPDGTTGQWQYWLLYVFPPVRAAEFVLGMTLARIVREGHWRGPRPLPAAALLGAGYVLATQLPYLAGLVAATIVPIALLIGALAHADATGRPTRLAAPLLVRLGEVSFALYLVHRLVLIHGHRALGQRTFATPAALLLLAAAFAASLLLAALLHHAVEKPAMRFLAAPAKHRAKTPRARARHSSGQSATRATCRDETPFLARADRSQNPEILAGSTAEGPQGGER
- a CDS encoding nuclear transport factor 2 family protein, which translates into the protein MPHVQTPPAPHITTAAIRRLVTGWYRALDRHDPLHEITPMVTDDVVLHLPEGAVHGHDGLARWYRDVTHRFFDEQHTLTSLEVRLAQGPCAEVDLVVNWQTKVWDPPGARSTWLGFDAHQRWTVAQGGDGRWRIRTYTVTALAPMPGSPPL
- a CDS encoding thiamine pyrophosphate-dependent enzyme, coding for MDCFVRVLAAQAPPDLVVFDEALTACGPLLRHLPPRRAGSYFQTRGGSLGVGIPGALGVKLARPELPVVAFTGDGASMYTLQALWTAARYGIGAAFVICNNRRYRLLDDNIERYWAQLGIAPRAHPEAFDLSRPDIDFTALAAALGVPGRRVDKPGQVPGAVRALLGHQGPYLVDLDTA
- a CDS encoding type 1 glutamine amidotransferase domain-containing protein — translated: MSKRILVVLSEYGYWGEELVGPIEAFDARGYRTTFMTPHGKRAQALPPSLDSEYIDPPLGRAVTSRDMARRARALDDSSRLDNPLSLAEMIPERPYYSALNHLRELESYHSNLAAAAQELLGGFDALVIVGGSGPIVDLANNERLHELILAFARADKPILAECYGVAALAFARDWDARASLLRGKHVTGHPKEYDYKDGTGFVGVDFNMGPPPYPLEYILRDATGPDGAFHGNVGKEVSVVVDFPFITARSTPDSVTAGEMLIEVLENGLRRYGW
- a CDS encoding thiamine pyrophosphate-binding protein, which codes for MPARPAKAAVFEQLAADGVRHLFGNPGTVEQGLLDVAADSAVGYVLALHESVAVAMADGYARAAQRPGVVQLHSAVGLGNAIGMLYQARRGSSPLVVLAGEAGVRYAALDAQMAADLVAMAGPVTKYAARVLDASSVLRELRRAVKIAMTPPRGPVLVVLPADVLEQETGEPVVPASLPHTRSAPEPAALARAARLLAAGRRPLILMGDGVAASGAQQALARVAEKLCAPVWGVNSSEVNFDAGHPLFAGTLGHMFGADSARVVAGADAVLIVGTYVFPEVFPELDSPFQQGAAIVHIDADAYEIAKNFPVDLGLAADPALTLEGLADHLERQTGLPQRAAAGQPPPGRPRRRPPGRRPGTVR